The sequence below is a genomic window from Micromonospora aurantiaca ATCC 27029.
GCGCCGACATCCTGGTGACCGACGACCGGCGCGCCTTTCCGCCGGAATGCGTACGGGAATCGCTGTCGGTCCGCACCGGCGACGAGTTCCTCAACTGGGTGGCCGACCGTTCGATGCCTCTGGTCATGAGAACGTTGGCGCGGCAGATCGACTACTACCGGCGCAGCCTGGTCGCCGAGGACAAGGACGCGGTCGAACTGATCGCCCACCTACGTAAGGCCGGCGCGTCCCGTTTCGCCGATCGGCTCGAGAATCACCTCGCCGATCCGTCCGGCCGCTGACCGCCGAAGACCGCGAAACGCCATTCCTTGAAGAAGCAGTCCACGTCCACCAGGCCCGCCTCGGTCAGCCAGCGACACTGCTCGGCCACCGGGGCCGGCCGGTCGTGCCGCATCCGCTCCCGGGCGCCGGCGATCTCCTCGGCGTCGGAGCCCAGCTCGGTGATCCGCGCCGTCCACACCTCGTCGTAGCGGCGGTCCAGCGCGGGGGTCGGCCCGGCGACCTGCTCGGCGTTGACGAACACCCCGCCGGGGACGAGCGCGTCGGCGGCCCGCTTGTACAGCGCCCGCTTGCCCTCGTCGTCGAGGTGGTGGATGGCCAGCGCGGAGACCACCGCGTCGTACCGGCCGGCAGGCAGCGGGCCGGCCAGGTCGGCGTGGACGGTGCGGTGCGGCACGCCACGGGCGTCCAGGTGCCCGGCGGCCACCGCGAGCATGCCGGGGGCGCCGTCCACGAGCGTCAGGCGGACCCCGGGGACGGCCGCGGTCAGCAGCAGGGACAGCAGGCCGGTGCCCGCGCCCAGGTCCAGCACCTCGGGGGTACGCCCGGCGGCGAGCGCGGCGCGCAGCGGGGGTGCGGCCACCTCGACAGCGGTGCCGTAGAAGGCGTCGAAGCAGGGCACAAGGCGGCGCCGGGCCTGGTCGTAGCTGCCGGCCACCGCGTCGAACGCGTCCGCCACGCTCATCATGCCTCCCGTTATATGAGATTGTTGTCCCATATTCTAAGCCCCGCGGAGCGTCTCGTCACCCGCGTGCGGTGTGAAGCGCTCGTGACAGGACCGAAACAGAGCAGACCCGGACCGGAAACCGCCCGACGGCACGCTTTTCCGACATGACAGACGGTGCACGCACGGCGACGCGAACGGGGTCACGCCTCGTCGAGGCCGCCACGCACTGCCCGTACTGCGCGTTGCAGTGCGGCATGGTGCTACGCGCCACCGGCGACGGTGTCGAGGTCGGCGCCCGCGACTTCCCCACCAACCGGGGCGGGCTCTGCCAGAAGGGCTGGACCGCCGCCGACCTGCTCGACCACCCGGACCGGCTCACCACCCCGCTGCTGCACGACCGGCCCGGCGGCGAGCTGCGCCCGGCGACCTGGGACGAGGCGCTCGACCGCGTCGCCGCCGGGGTCAAGGACGTGCAGCACCACCACGGGCCGGACGCGGTAGCGGTCTTCGGCGGCGGCGGGCTCACCAACGAGAAGGCGTACGCGCTGGGCCGCTTCGCCCGGGTGACGCTGCGGACCCGGCACACCGACTACAACGGGCGCTGGTGCATGTCGTCGGCCGCCGCAGCCGGGAACCGGGCGTTCGGGATCGACCGGGGACTGCCGTTCCCGCTCGCCGACCTCGGGCACGCGGACACGCTGCTGCTGGTCGGCGCGAACCCGGCCGAGACCATGCCGCCGCTGATGCGGCACGTCGCCGACCTGCGGGAACGCGGCGGCCGGCTGATCGTTGTCGACCCGCGCGCCACCGCCACCGCCCGCCAGGCCGACCTGCACCTGCAACCCCTGCCCGGCACCGACCTCGCGGTGGCGAACGCGCTGCTGCACATCGCGCTCACCGAGGGCTGGCTGGACCGGGCGTACGTCACGGAGCGGACCACCGGGTTCGACGACGTCCGGCGGACGGTGGCCGGCTACTGGCCGGCGGAGGTGGAACGGCTCTCCGGCGTGCCGGTGGCCGACCTGTACGCGACCGCCCGCGCACTCGCCACTGTGGACCGCGCGGTCGTCCTCACCGCCCGGGGCGCCGAGCAGCACGCCAAGGGCGTCGACACGGTCACCGCCTTCATCAACCTCGCGCTCGCCCTGGGCCTGCCCGGCCGCCCCGGCTCCGGCTACGGCTGCCTGACCGGGCAGGGCAACGGACAGGGCGGCCGGGAACACGGGCAGAAGGCCGATCAGCTACCCGGCTACCGGCGCATCGACGACCCGGCGGCCCGCGAGCACGTCGCCGGGGTGTGGGGCGTCGACCCGGACTCGCTACCCGGGCCGGGGGTGCCGGCGTACCAGCTCCTCGACGCGCTCGGCACGCCGTCCGGCGCGCGGGCGCTGCTGGTGTTCGGTTCCAACCCGGTCGTGTCCGCGCCCCGCGCCGCGCGGGTCGAGTCCCGGCTGCGCGCCCTGGACCTGCTCGTGGTGGCGGACTTCGTCCGCTCCGAGACGGCCGAGCTGGCCGACGTGGTGCTGCCGGTCGCCCAGTGGGCCGAGGAGGACGGGACGATGACCAATCTGGAGGGCCGGGTGCTGCGCCGCCGGGCGCTGCGCGAACCACCCGCCGGGGTCCGTACCGAGCTGGAGATCCTCG
It includes:
- a CDS encoding PIN domain-containing protein, coding for MAEWMYRLRRKRPEHSEQAIGGQRRRFVQAFPYGLVTGYSPNDVPCPPDPDDRHVLAAAVHGRADILVTDDRRAFPPECVRESLSVRTGDEFLNWVADRSMPLVMRTLARQIDYYRRSLVAEDKDAVELIAHLRKAGASRFADRLENHLADPSGR
- a CDS encoding molybdopterin oxidoreductase family protein; translation: MTDGARTATRTGSRLVEAATHCPYCALQCGMVLRATGDGVEVGARDFPTNRGGLCQKGWTAADLLDHPDRLTTPLLHDRPGGELRPATWDEALDRVAAGVKDVQHHHGPDAVAVFGGGGLTNEKAYALGRFARVTLRTRHTDYNGRWCMSSAAAAGNRAFGIDRGLPFPLADLGHADTLLLVGANPAETMPPLMRHVADLRERGGRLIVVDPRATATARQADLHLQPLPGTDLAVANALLHIALTEGWLDRAYVTERTTGFDDVRRTVAGYWPAEVERLSGVPVADLYATARALATVDRAVVLTARGAEQHAKGVDTVTAFINLALALGLPGRPGSGYGCLTGQGNGQGGREHGQKADQLPGYRRIDDPAAREHVAGVWGVDPDSLPGPGVPAYQLLDALGTPSGARALLVFGSNPVVSAPRAARVESRLRALDLLVVADFVRSETAELADVVLPVAQWAEEDGTMTNLEGRVLRRRALREPPAGVRTELEILAALAERLTGGGTPLPADPREVFAELGRASAGGPADYAGITWDRIDADTGVFWPCPDRDGPDTPRLFADRFPTPDGRARFHPVTHRPAAEPVCADYPLHFTTGRVLAQYQSGAQTRRVAALRRAAPGGFVELHPDLAARIGVAEGAPVRVVSRRGELCAPARLSTAIRPDTVFAPFHWPGAQRANSVTNDALDPVSGMPEFKICAVRVERA
- a CDS encoding class I SAM-dependent methyltransferase is translated as MMSVADAFDAVAGSYDQARRRLVPCFDAFYGTAVEVAAPPLRAALAAGRTPEVLDLGAGTGLLSLLLTAAVPGVRLTLVDGAPGMLAVAAGHLDARGVPHRTVHADLAGPLPAGRYDAVVSALAIHHLDDEGKRALYKRAADALVPGGVFVNAEQVAGPTPALDRRYDEVWTARITELGSDAEEIAGARERMRHDRPAPVAEQCRWLTEAGLVDVDCFFKEWRFAVFGGQRPDGSAR